ctgagaggccagattgtgagacgGTAACGttgttccaagtggaccaacgttgccactgaacgttttctgatgagactgggttggtCTGGTTCCAGAAGTTTCTTCCAGTtgatgagggagttttttctccAGAGtctccaaagtgctgctcattgtgggaactgttgggtttctctgtACATTTTAAAGTCTTGACTTTCTATGTAACATTCCTTGAGATGATATATTGTGATATATacgctatataaatataattcaattGACTAAAAACACATAACTCTTTGTCGTAGAGAACAAAGGAATCTGTTAAAAGTATTTCAAATAGTctccatttctgtttttcagctcCAGGACAGATTGAAGGAGAACGGACTGAGTGGCGTCACCTTGAAGTGGAAAGCAAAGGCTGATGGGAAAGTTTTCCACAAGGAGGAAAAAGGTTctgacaagaaaagaaaaactgagttttaaaaatttgaattaaacttTCATTACATGTGCTAATGTTTCATGTCTGCAAATATACACACCTCTATCACTGTACGTAGTTAAACCATAACAATGaatgatgttgtagaaaaaCTAGCCTTTGTGTGCTTATATACTTAAACTGTGCGTCTGTGTATAAAGAGCATCAGGTACTTTATGCAGCCTGGGAAGAATGTCTAATTAACACCAGACACAGGGAGAGTCTCCATCGGAGGGAAAATGTAATTAGTTGCTAGGCAGGTTAATAATGTAGCAGCTGATTATATacacttatatatatacttatactAAGGGAATGACAAAGACCCACTGCACAGGTCAAGCCCATGTAAAACAGATTTCTGGTTGCAACTGAAAGCTTTCATCAGACAGCACCATATATCCaacataaagaaatgtaataatgtatgCGTCCTGACTGGAATCATTGTTTTTTAACCTATATTAAGTGTGTGGAAATCTAATCATTACAAAAAATGCAGATAGACATCGCCCTAATCGAATGGAGTCTGGAGACAGGACCTTCTTAATCGAGTAAGGCCTGAAACAGAGGCCTCCACAACTCCAAGATTTATATTGGTGTCAAAGTTAGACCAACAACCACAACTTGAATTCACCATTAGAATCGATCCCTGACCTAACTGTAGGGGGACACAAAGTAAACTTGGGAAAGTATGACACCATTAGGTTCGGGACTAATCAGAAGTtttgaaccaatcaggagatggagagattcacctcctgattggttgaacgGGCAACAGCGAGACAAGGATGAGCAGAGGGTTTGAAGCCCAGTCTTCACTTGGGTTCTGGAAACAGCTCAGGTTTACATcttgtaaagaaaaataaactctaCTGCATTGAACTCTGACCATCTCCAGTGAATTATTTTGACCAACTATTGAGACTTCAGTATAAGCAAAGTATACATGTTGGAAAATAAGTCAGGACTTAGCTTCTGGTCCAGTATTACACCTTTtatctcccacaatgcatcctGTAGAAGAGTCTGACCCTCATCTTAAAACTGTCATTTAAACTTTATAAACAAATCCTTTGTTTTCGCACTCACTTTTATTGTTTCTGAATAGTGTCTTAAGAATTAGAATCAAATTAATCCCATAAATTCCATAAATTGACACTGATTAGGTTCAGTTTATGAGACAGTATCTTGCAGCTTCCTAtttgactctgctgacccctaGGGGTAAGACTATAGACTGCAGcatgtacaacacacacacgtatataaaGGCAGGAGGAGTTATGGtagaaaaatattcaaataacagtgggattttttcatttttaatttgataactTTATTAAACTTGGCTTTCACATCTGAATAAAGAGTGTAaacattgtgttgctgtgacTACAAGCACCCACAGAGCTCACAGTGTACAGTGTATGATAGGGTTGTCAGTGTTACACTAAAGCTGTGACTCTTGGTAAAGGGATCATAAACCTACAAGTCTGTGTTATTGTCTTATTATCGTATGAGACTTTTTCTGCATGTCCGTGTGTTTCCTGGAGGagtcctccttcctcttcctgctgccctagctgctctgctgcagcctgtAGGTTTTCCAAGCCTGggctctctccttctccaggaCCTCTGTGTCATCCAGAATCTCCAGACCTGGGATCTGACTGATGACGTTCTGTCTGAAGACGAACTAAATGAAGACATATGAGATATAGATAGATGCATTTTTTTCATGAATTTTAACTTTAATTCAAGAAAattagaaaggaagtggcgatCCAACAACCGTGTTGAAAATCACCTAGCCTGAAATTCTAGTTCAGTTCAGGTTGGGGTTTTATAAATAAGTTTTTTCGGGGTGGATTTAATCATCATAATCTTAAATTAAAATTTGCAACCATAATGACAGGTCACATGTTAGGCCTGTCGTTTCCACATACACTGCTGCAGCGATGTAGCCTCTGAGTATCAGTGAAATGTGTTAGAAATCACAGATGAAATCAATGTTTTCTGTGGggcctgtgttttctgtgtagTCTATGTCACCTGtttgtagatagatagatagatagatagatagatagatagatagatagatagatagatagatagatagatagatagatagatagatagatagatagatagatagatagatagatagatagatagatagatagatagatagatagatagatagatagatagatagatagatagatagatagatagataaactaCAAACCAAGAAACAAAACTCTATAACATAATATAACTGATCCACAGTCTGAGTTCAACAACCAGAGGATGAGTAGCCTTCTGTTTGATAAACATTTTTGAAGTTGTCCTTGGTCACATGCGTCTCTTTCACCTTTAACTTCACCTCAACCGAACTACCACCCGCGTCAGGCTCTTCTCTAAATCTGATTGGACGGCTGCGAGCGGTGTCCTACACTCTGACTTCGTATTGGCTTAATCCGCACGCTGCTGACAGCTCGGTAGGTAGTCGCATCAACGTGTGTCGGAAGGAGGTTGTACCCATAGATTGTACCTGGTGCTGCTGAGGAAATGGCGAGCTGGTGTGTTCGAGCAGTGAGACAGAGCTACTCTCTAGTAGCCTCGCCCGCGTTGATACGGTAAATGGCGTTGTGTTTGTTCGCATAGACAGAAACGGCGAGTTAACTCCGGCGGGCGGTGCTAAAGTCCTGTTGTGTCCTGGCTGTGTACCCGGCTAGCAGCGTTAGCTTTCCTAACGGACCGCGCTCAAACACATACTTAGACCCATATAAGAGAcgtgtgtaagtctgtgtgaAAGGGtttttgtagtgtgtgtgtaggacatGGCTCAGATACAGCAGGGTAGGGTATGCTAGCTGTTAGCATGTCACTGCGAGAACtgggggatgatgatgatgatgatgacataaGGCGACACTCTTGCCTGAAGTGTCATACGAGTTCAAGTGAACGAAGTGTGAATGGAAGTGTGCTACTGTGCTAAGTACGATGATCGCAAGGGTACATTGACTATTGAATGACATTCAGGCTAGTTGCATAACATTCTTAATAGTTGTCTGATCCCATCAACtagcagaggttaaataacaTTCACAGTACAGACAGTGTGTAGAATCTCTTAGGGGGACAGCTGGGTTAAGATGCTGTTTACAATATCTATTAGTTATACTTATTACCCTCCATGCACGTAGTTCTATTAATTGCAGTTGATCAGGTACAGCATGTTGAAGGAGATGTAATAGAATTCTACCTGTGTATTTTAATTCAtggaaatattaataattgtgtATGAAGATTGAGGGACAGTCCCATTACGTTCTCCTAGAACTGTTTATAAAATGCCAGAAAACAGAATATTCACATTATAAAAGCTAGAATTCTTTGCGATTTGAGCTTATCCACTGTTTAGATCAGTTTAAGTCAGTCGCCCTTTTTCCTTTTGGAAATACAACATTCTAGATCCTGAAGAGATACTTGGCCATAACAAACTTTTAATCCTGGGAGATTATGCAGTTGACTATGGGTGCAGAGCCTGGTTAGGTGAGGTGGCAGCCAGCAGCCCCAGACTAACGACCTACTGTGTGACCTTTCCACAACAGAGGGTCCCAGCGATATTTATGTGCAGCGACCCAGCAGAAGAGTGGCGCCAGGTCGGAGGAGGATGCGGCAGAGAAGCCGGAGCAGAGTGCAGCAGAGAAAGCCTTGACGGAGGAGAAGgccctgctggaggagcagctcagggGAATGACAGTAAGTCTGAAACAGAGACGAGGGGGTTTGGCTCCTGGTCCTgagtaaagatttttttttaaactttgactTGCGTTTCCGCGAATTCTTTCCAGGATAAGTACAAGCGGGCCTTAGCTGACACGGAGAACCTCAGGACACGGAGTCAGAAGATGATAGAGGACGCAAAATTATACGGTAAACATACTGTAAATTCTTCAGTTACCCCAAGATTTCCACAATAACAAACTCCTCCAGTGATGGATCCTATTTTCCTACTAAATATTCTATTGCAGCTGCATCCATGTAGTCCAACCACTAGATATCTACATTTAGCATTACTTAATTGTTTCTTAGTGACACACAACTTGTATTTGCACTGTTGACTAATGTTTTTCGTTAAATCACCAGGAATCCAGGGCTTCTGCAAGGACCTGCTAGAAGTTGCCGACATCTTGGAGAAGGCCACAGAGAGCGTGCCCAAGGAGGAGGTGACAAGccagaaccctcacctgaagaGCCTGTACGACGGCCTGGTGATGACCGAGTCCCAGATCCAGAAAGTGTTCACCAAGCACGGCCTGGTCAAGCTCAACCCCGAGGGGCAGAAGTTCGACCCCTACGAGCACGAGGCCCTCTTCCACGCCCCTGTCGAGGGCAAGGAGCCGGGCACCGTCGCCTTAGTGACCAAAGTGGGCTACAAGATTCACGGTCGCACCCTCAGGCCAGCGTTGGTGGGTGTGGCCAAAGCCCCATAGAAATTCTGAGGGAACTGTGACAAAGTTGGATTTGTTTTGGTTGCCTGGGCGACGGATGACCTGAGGTACAGTAGACTGGCAAAGGGCACACCGCTTCCCCTTTTCCCATGACCTGTCCTCACTCCCCCTCCACCCTAAGGTGCCTCGGAGAAACGGGAATCCAGCTGAACCCAACCTCTGTATCTGGACAAGAATCATCTGTTGTTAACACTTTGTCAAGCACGGGACAGTTTTTACAGTAAAATGTCAGTTAGTCAGCAGTCATGTCTCATTTCAGGCAGTTACCGTTAGAGATCATTAAAGTAATGAACCCGGTCACAGACAGAGGCTTTCATTTCTcctccaattaaaaaaaaaactgaactggatgattaaaagtaaaattatcATTATCCTTGAATTTGTAGATTTTGGGGGTGAGAGGTGGTgataaaacatccataaagcgCGTGGCTGAGTCTGAACTGCTGGGATCATTCCGgacttttgtttttgaattaaTTGTGTGAATAAAATGAGAAACATTACTTGAGGATGTGAAGAAAGGTTGAAGTTTGACTGGGTACTGAGGGAGGCCTTCCTCAGCCTTTACATGTAGGTAAGACATCTCTGGTTCAATTGGATGGGACCAGGCTCCGGTAAGCCAGCCTCAGTCACAGTAGTGTCCCTTTGTCTTGTTGGGCAGTAATGAAGCAGTCATGTATCTTTAAACCAACCTAATGATGTAATTAGACCTTTGTCCAGACTATCACAGTATCAGAATAAACTGAAAGgcttgttttttccttttacacattttatcttcaaataaattaaaaattaaaaccacTTGATCATATTCATTGTGTCCTAAAATAATGAACCTTTGCCTGCCACAAGTAGTAGTACAGGACAGTGGACTTGTTTTACTCTGCATTAAATAATGTGTGTTGATAACTGCACATCAACTACAAATTCCATGAAAAGCCCCAAATGAATTAAGTGATTTTACCAATTAGCTGTTATCCAAAGCCGGCTATCTTATTCCAAAAGcacttttcctctgtttgagtgaatctataaaaaaaaggcaaatgttgcaggtcaaagttcaccaccGAAGCCACACGGCAAATTTGCTTCaccacaggaagcaaatgtgCAATCACTGCCTCGCTAAATGGAGGGTAACCAGGAGGAGGCTTACCacatatttgtgtatgtgtgaccgGGTCCACAGTAGGAACCAATAAGCTTGGTAAGGAAAGACGAATAATCTAATAACATGCAAAAACGCATTGttgggtttgtgtttttctgatttACAATTATTAAATTACTCGGCACAGGTCGTGTCTACTTGTACTGTTTCACCTACTCACTGAGAAGTGAAATTTCTGTCATAATTCCTGAAAACACTGATCAACAAGACCTCATTCAAATAATGCTCAGACTTGGTCCACTGCTACAGATTGATGAACTAGTCCTCGACTATTGTGTGTTGAAGATGAAACAGGACCATTTAGTATAATAAAGTATTGGCACTTTTAATACATCTCCATACACACCTCGTCGTGTGCGACAACAAGGCCACGGGACACACAGCTCAACATTATCAGACCGGTATCATGATCAAAGGCCAAACGCCATCACAATACCAAAAGCCTCACAAAGTTATTCTTTTGTCggacgattttttttttaattacaaaaaactataaaaaaaaattccatgaCAAAAATACTGTACATTTCACAGGTCAGCAATtatactttcatttttttttctatttatcttACAAACTTATTTACAGTTGGTGACATGAAGTGAGCAACTCCCTCCCCACCCTCCACCTTTACAAAACACATCATTCCCTCCAAtgggaacaacaacaaaaatctaaTCGCCATATTTGCCTTTGAGACATTTCCACCAAAACACAACACCTTGGAACATTTGGTGGCACATGCAGAATGAAATGGACCAGATAGCTTCAGCTGCCACTTCAATGTCGTCGTTATCGTTGCTTCTGGAGAATAAGACATAGTATCTTATTTTAACAATACAATGCTCGGCCTTTTCAACCAACTGGTGACAGTCGACAAATGCAACACAACATGTTGGCAATGGGACAATATGCAGCAGCACTAGTGTAAAAGGTATCCCTGTGCTGGAGCTGATCATTATGAAGCTTGTTCTACTCAATCTTCAGTGTGTATCACAGACTGTAGCTGCGTGGTTCTActgcaaagagaaaacaaaaagataaagacaaaCCAAGTAAAACGAAAGTGGTTCTTAAAAATCGTTGATCATTTGTgcaaatttacattttcttaaaacaGCTGTAGTTGTTCTTTCCCCGTAATATTGTTTTTGGCAAATGATCAAAGAGGAGGAAACTTTGAGGACTATTTCCCGTGGCGATTAATACACATTTAGTGTTAAAGCTATCCATCCattatactgcttatccttttgTGGTtgcaggaaggggggggggagctggagctgtaCTGATGCTATCAACGTTTTTATAGTAATTGGTGGATGAATGAATAGTTTTGAGGAGGACTGAGATCAGGCTTTTGAGGACAGTGAGGCCCTGTTCACCACCTGgtacatgttttgtttttcatttggatGAAAAGATATTTCTTTGATCAGGTTCTCACCTTAAGTATATGACAGAAGACCTCTAggtttgagaaaagaaaaatgagtaGGAcgatattgttttttcttttgggattttgagaataaaaagtaaaaatctggaaaataaagttgaaatgtcTATAGTCTATGGCAGCTGCCAGCGTTCCATCTTTTCAAGCTTGTCTAGTTTCTCCCCCCCGAACAGACATACATCTCAAATCTAATACTGATTACCAATCTGGGTTCATggctgaaagaaaaatgatttcCTTGTTACTAAAACTAATTTAGAAGCCAATTCATCCACGTCAGGTGTTATGTAGAGGCAGTCGTATCCTTTTAATGTATTCTTAAAGTTcgactttattcttgaaatgtAACTAATACAAtctgaataaataattaatgaatttgTGTAATTGCTTTTTACTTTATATTACATCAGCTGATGCTACCATTTCTTTTGTAATACAAACATataatttgaatgtattatTTTGATCAGGAACCACTTGCACTGAATGGAGAGTTTTGCGTttgaaaaaatgaatttgacAGCGCTCTCTGATGGACAGACTGTGCAATGCAACACTGACTTCCACATCATCTCCTCACATATCTTTGgcacttcttctttcttcctggCCAACGTATGACCCCCCCCTGCCCCTCATACCGATACTTGATAAATCTTTGATAAGGTTTTTTTAACTTCATGCTAATGCATTTGTTGAGTACTAACAACCAAGGAAgatctgctttttcttttcccttgaTGCCAGTAAGAAGGAAAGAGcctaaaaaataataacttctGGGAAAATCTATCAGAAAACTCTACTTATTGCGGAAAATTACAGAATACAGCTTTAACTggtgaaacaggaaacaaagatgACAGAAACCACAAACCAGAATGGCGATTAATTTAAATGAAGGTGTGAAATGCTCCATTTCCAGCAAATGTAATATTGGATTTTAAATGTCTCCATAGGCTTCTTCAATGCAGCTGTTGCAATAACACTTCAATATCTCCACTACGACATAATATTGGTTAGCAGTGTCAATATCATCGTGTAACAACAGTATCGACACAAACCTAGTCTGAACCCACAGATTCATATTCAACCCTTCCCTTtccaaatgcaaaaataaaggCTTATTTTTCTTCCCAGCCTTGGTatgaaaataagtgtttttctCAGCATCCTCCTTCTTTGCCATGTACATATTCACAAAGTCACCTTTGAATACAAAAAATGGTGAACCCCAGTAGTTTTGTCTAGCCAATCAGCTATCAGCCTCCTGACCAAAGCAGTATGCTAGGAGGCGTCTCGGGATATCCAGCCACTTTCTGTGAGGAAGGTGAGAATGCGCTTCTTGAGGACTTTGTCCAGGTAGCTGGGCAGCCGGCTCTTGGCGGGGATGCCTTGCCGTTTCTGCAGGTGATCTTTGATGATGATGGTTTTGACAGTCAGGTAGCGAGCTGGGCTGAGGTTGAGAGAGTTGCACAGCACCTTCTCTCTGTCCGACAGCAGCTCAAAGCCTGTGAGATTCTCGATGGCAGCAAACTCGCCATCCTTACCTTCTTCTTTGATCCCGCCTCCTAGCCCTAACCCTCCAGCAATGCCTCCTCCCCCTCCGGCTCCGCCTCCGAGTCCCATCCCCGAGCCAAGCCCGCCGCCTCCTCCGCTGCCCCGTTTGGAGGTGACCACACTCTTGTTCTCTTTGCGTTTCTCCCGTTTGTGGCGTGCGGCTTCATACTCGGC
This sequence is a window from Platichthys flesus chromosome 24, fPlaFle2.1, whole genome shotgun sequence. Protein-coding genes within it:
- the grpel1 gene encoding grpE protein homolog 1, mitochondrial, whose protein sequence is MASWCVRAVRQSYSLVASPALIRGSQRYLCAATQQKSGARSEEDAAEKPEQSAAEKALTEEKALLEEQLRGMTDKYKRALADTENLRTRSQKMIEDAKLYGIQGFCKDLLEVADILEKATESVPKEEVTSQNPHLKSLYDGLVMTESQIQKVFTKHGLVKLNPEGQKFDPYEHEALFHAPVEGKEPGTVALVTKVGYKIHGRTLRPALVGVAKAP